One genomic region from Prunus persica cultivar Lovell chromosome G3, Prunus_persica_NCBIv2, whole genome shotgun sequence encodes:
- the LOC18783155 gene encoding uncharacterized protein LOC18783155, with the protein MADLPKFFALKSAKNQKYVVFKDQSTAELPNRLECSGEESHSKYARFKAEKDVNQPSLVHIKSTYSDKYLRTASEDSPWIVAEADEKQPNKNLWSCTLFKPVVLQKPAPYVDGVYQFVHVRLGNLTEPKSGTDFEDDALAAENEKPTSTPAFTVEKLPG; encoded by the coding sequence ATGGCAGACTTACCAAAGTTTTTTGCTCTTAAATCAGCCAAGAACCAGAAATACGTGGTCTTCAAAGACCAATCCACCGCAGAGCTGCCAAATAGGCTCGAATGCTCCGGAGAGGAAAGTCACAGCAAATACGCAAGGTTCAAAGCGGAGAAGGACGTAAACCAACCCAGTCTGGTGCATATAAAATCCACCTACAGCGACAAATACCTGAGAACGGCAAGCGAAGACAGTCCGTGGATTGTGGCCGAGGCTGACGAGAAACAGCCAAATAAAAACCTGTGGTCATGTACACTCTTCAAGCCTGTTGTTTTGCAAAAACCGGCACCGTACGTCGACGGCGTATACCAGTTCGTCCACGTGCGATTGGGAAACCTTACAGAGCCAAAATCTGGAACCGACTTCGAGGATGATGCCCTCGCTGCCGAAAATGAAAAACCCACCAGTACCCCTGCCTTCACTGTCGAAAAACTTCCAGGATGA